In the genome of Vibrio sp. NTOU-M3, one region contains:
- the gloA gene encoding lactoylglutathione lyase yields the protein MSNGRILHTMLRVGDLDKSIEFYTQVMGMQLLRTNENTEYKYTLAFLGYGDESQGAVIELTYNWGTSEYDLGSAFGHIAIGVDDIYTTCDTIKAAGGNITREPGPVKGGTTHIAFVKDPDGYMIELIQNKQASAGLKG from the coding sequence ATGTCAAATGGTCGTATTCTTCACACAATGCTACGTGTCGGTGACTTAGATAAGTCTATCGAGTTTTACACCCAAGTTATGGGTATGCAGCTTCTGCGTACCAACGAAAATACGGAATACAAGTATACCCTTGCATTTCTTGGCTACGGTGATGAATCCCAAGGAGCAGTGATTGAGCTGACTTACAACTGGGGAACCAGTGAGTATGATTTAGGTTCAGCATTTGGCCACATTGCGATTGGGGTCGATGATATTTACACCACTTGCGACACTATTAAAGCAGCTGGAGGCAACATTACACGTGAGCCAGGCCCCGTCAAAGGCGGAACAACCCACATCGCATTCGTAAAAGACCCTGATGGCTATATGATTGAGCTCATCCAAAATAAGCAAGCTAGTGCTGGACTAAAAGGTTAA
- a CDS encoding DUF2753 domain-containing protein, whose protein sequence is MGIADWEKHTLLADIAMKEDDQLRSILHYQQALTLSERISDSEDVDVEDRLMISVISCHNLASFWRTVGDTTYELKYLQLASEKVLTLVPQCPNTDCNAFIDSMGCCKKALIEFMKRHPNPEIAKQVQDIDTATNCNLIAKFRLN, encoded by the coding sequence ATGGGCATCGCAGATTGGGAGAAGCATACACTACTTGCTGACATAGCAATGAAGGAAGACGATCAGTTGAGAAGTATTCTTCATTATCAGCAAGCATTGACGCTCAGTGAACGAATTAGTGATTCCGAAGACGTTGATGTCGAAGATCGCTTAATGATTTCGGTGATCTCATGCCATAACCTCGCTTCTTTCTGGCGTACCGTTGGCGACACCACCTACGAACTCAAATATCTACAACTGGCATCAGAGAAGGTGTTAACGCTCGTACCACAGTGCCCAAATACAGATTGCAATGCGTTTATTGATTCGATGGGGTGCTGTAAAAAAGCACTGATTGAATTTATGAAACGTCACCCAAATCCTGAAATTGCAAAGCAAGTTCAAGATATTGATACCGCAACTAACTGCAATCTAATCGCCAAATTCCGCCTAAATTAA
- the rsxG gene encoding electron transport complex subunit RsxG: MLNAIRKNGVTLAIFACASTGLVALTQYLTQDQIKLQEQKQLLSVLNQVIPHDLHDNELYRSCTLVSDPALGTTTPMPAYFATLNGKPSALAIEAIAPDGYNGAIKLIVGIKQDGTITGTRILSHQETPGLGDKIDLRITDWVLAFSGKQVTEQNINTWKVRKDGGQFDQFTGATITPRAVVKAVKNTVNYVNQNREQLLKQPMDCGDNHG, encoded by the coding sequence ATGTTAAACGCTATTCGTAAAAACGGCGTCACACTTGCCATTTTTGCCTGCGCTTCGACAGGCCTTGTGGCATTGACGCAATATCTCACTCAAGATCAAATTAAACTGCAAGAACAGAAACAACTGCTTTCCGTGCTAAATCAAGTTATTCCCCACGATTTACACGATAACGAACTTTATCGTTCATGCACTTTGGTCAGTGACCCCGCTCTGGGCACAACAACTCCGATGCCAGCCTATTTCGCCACGTTAAATGGTAAGCCAAGCGCACTGGCTATCGAAGCCATCGCCCCAGATGGCTATAACGGCGCGATTAAACTTATCGTTGGTATCAAGCAAGATGGCACCATTACTGGCACTCGAATTCTGTCTCACCAAGAAACACCGGGGCTAGGTGATAAAATTGATTTACGCATTACCGATTGGGTCTTGGCTTTTAGTGGCAAACAGGTGACAGAGCAAAATATCAACACTTGGAAAGTGCGCAAAGACGGCGGCCAGTTTGACCAATTTACAGGCGCCACAATTACCCCTCGTGCGGTCGTCAAAGCGGTCAAAAATACCGTAAACTACGTCAACCAAAATCGCGAACAGCTACTTAAGCAACCGATGGATTGTGGAGACAATCATGGCTGA
- the rsxC gene encoding electron transport complex subunit RsxC, producing MLSLIEQIKSGSLWDFPGGIHPPENKAQSLKTQLTHASLPTQLILPVKQHIGKPGTVTVSVGDRVLKGQPLSKYDSSFMLPVHAPTSGIVTAIEPRTSAHPSGLTELCVVIEPDGKDEWAERKVFDNFNQLSPDELIEIIRQAGVSGMGGAGFPTAKKIQAGLARTEILIINAAECEPYITADDILIQEHADEIIRGIEIVEHILSPKLTIIGIEDNKPLAIQALESAAKDKDIVIRVIPTKYPSGGEKQLIKVLTNKEVPNDGIPADIGLLVQNVGSMYAIKRAVCDGEPLIERVVTLTGNAFQQPKNVWARLGTSVQALLDEFGYQADKRLPRLIMGGPMMGFTLPHAEVPVTKTSNCILAPTRNEIVADSYEMACIRCGQCAEACPASLLPQQLQWHAKAEEFDKCEELNLKDCIECGACAFVCPSEIPLVHYYRKAKAEIKTRKEEAEASERAKARYEEKKARMERDKAERENRFKKAADDRRKEMKKTGGDDAIAAAIARVKKQKANNEAETPAVKPAVAAAIAKAKAKQAAAMQAGDSEPDNSEMMKLREERKRQARERKAAKAEQQSATENSNDKQDAVAAAIARAKAKKAQAQNTDASNTDKKAAVAEAIARAKARKAKQESKPVAEPESSPAPMQEDDPKKAAVTAAIARAKARKAKQESKPTAESEASPAPAQEDDPKKAAVAAAIARAKARKAKQESKLTVEPDASPAPEQVDDPKKAAVAAAIARKAKQESKPTAEPEASPAPTQKDDPKKAAVAAAIARAKARKAKQESKPTAEPEASPAPAQEDDPKKAAVAAAIARAKARKAAKDQPSKPSQQPEEEE from the coding sequence ATGTTGTCATTAATCGAACAAATTAAATCTGGTTCACTGTGGGACTTTCCCGGTGGCATTCATCCGCCAGAAAACAAAGCTCAATCACTTAAAACGCAATTGACTCATGCAAGTTTACCTACGCAGTTGATCTTGCCAGTCAAACAACACATAGGTAAGCCAGGGACTGTGACCGTTTCCGTCGGTGATCGCGTCTTAAAAGGCCAGCCGCTCAGTAAATATGATTCGAGCTTTATGTTACCTGTCCACGCACCAACATCTGGGATCGTGACGGCGATAGAGCCTCGTACTTCAGCGCATCCTTCTGGCTTAACAGAGCTTTGTGTTGTTATCGAGCCTGATGGCAAAGATGAATGGGCAGAGCGTAAAGTATTCGACAATTTCAACCAGCTCTCACCAGATGAGCTGATTGAAATAATACGTCAAGCCGGTGTGTCAGGTATGGGCGGTGCCGGCTTCCCGACAGCTAAGAAAATTCAGGCGGGCTTGGCTCGCACCGAAATTTTAATCATCAACGCTGCTGAATGTGAACCCTACATCACCGCGGACGATATTTTAATCCAAGAGCACGCAGATGAAATTATTCGTGGTATCGAAATCGTCGAGCACATTCTTAGTCCAAAGCTGACAATTATCGGTATAGAGGATAATAAACCGCTCGCAATCCAAGCGCTGGAAAGTGCGGCGAAAGACAAAGATATTGTAATTCGCGTCATTCCAACCAAATACCCATCCGGTGGTGAAAAGCAGCTAATCAAGGTGCTTACGAATAAAGAAGTTCCTAACGATGGTATCCCTGCTGACATTGGTTTGTTGGTACAAAATGTAGGTTCTATGTACGCGATAAAGCGTGCTGTGTGTGATGGTGAACCGTTAATTGAACGGGTTGTGACCTTAACAGGAAATGCATTTCAGCAACCTAAAAATGTCTGGGCACGACTTGGTACCTCGGTTCAAGCACTGTTAGATGAGTTTGGCTATCAAGCGGATAAAAGACTTCCAAGGCTCATTATGGGTGGCCCAATGATGGGCTTCACGCTGCCACATGCAGAGGTCCCAGTAACCAAAACATCCAATTGCATTTTAGCTCCAACTCGAAATGAGATCGTGGCAGACTCATACGAAATGGCATGTATCCGCTGCGGTCAATGTGCTGAAGCATGTCCAGCCTCTTTACTTCCTCAACAACTTCAATGGCACGCAAAAGCCGAAGAGTTCGATAAATGTGAAGAGCTCAATCTCAAAGACTGCATTGAATGTGGTGCTTGTGCATTTGTGTGCCCAAGCGAAATTCCTCTTGTTCATTATTATCGTAAAGCAAAAGCCGAAATAAAAACTCGTAAAGAAGAAGCTGAAGCATCTGAACGTGCGAAAGCGCGCTATGAAGAGAAAAAAGCGCGAATGGAGCGCGACAAAGCAGAGCGGGAAAATCGCTTCAAAAAAGCAGCTGATGATCGCAGAAAAGAGATGAAGAAAACGGGTGGTGACGATGCAATCGCTGCCGCCATCGCTCGTGTGAAAAAACAAAAAGCCAACAACGAAGCGGAAACACCAGCAGTCAAACCAGCCGTTGCCGCTGCCATTGCCAAAGCGAAAGCCAAACAAGCCGCAGCTATGCAAGCAGGCGACAGCGAGCCAGATAATTCAGAAATGATGAAGCTGCGTGAAGAACGCAAACGTCAGGCAAGAGAACGTAAAGCGGCTAAGGCAGAGCAACAATCTGCCACTGAAAACTCTAATGACAAACAAGATGCGGTCGCCGCTGCAATCGCTCGTGCTAAAGCGAAGAAAGCTCAAGCACAAAACACTGATGCTTCCAACACCGACAAAAAAGCAGCAGTAGCTGAAGCCATTGCAAGAGCGAAAGCTCGGAAAGCGAAGCAAGAAAGTAAGCCAGTGGCAGAGCCTGAATCTTCACCAGCTCCAATGCAAGAGGACGATCCGAAAAAAGCAGCTGTTACTGCCGCTATTGCACGTGCCAAAGCACGCAAAGCGAAGCAAGAAAGCAAACCGACTGCTGAGTCGGAAGCTTCACCAGCTCCAGCGCAAGAAGACGATCCGAAAAAAGCAGCCGTTGCTGCCGCTATTGCACGCGCTAAAGCGCGCAAAGCGAAGCAAGAAAGCAAACTGACTGTTGAGCCGGATGCTTCACCAGCTCCAGAACAAGTAGACGATCCGAAAAAAGCAGCCGTTGCCGCCGCTATAGCACGCAAAGCGAAGCAAGAAAGCAAACCAACGGCCGAGCCAGAAGCTTCACCAGCTCCAACGCAAAAGGACGATCCGAAAAAAGCAGCCGTTGCTGCCGCTATTGCACGCGCTAAAGCACGCAAAGCGAAGCAAGAAAGCAAACCAACGGCCGAGCCAGAAGCTTCACCAGCTCCAGCGCAAGAAGACGATCCGAAAAAAGCAGCCGTTGCCGCCGCTATTGCACGTGCTAAAGCGCGCAAAGCCGCAAAAGACCAACCATCAAAACCAAGCCAACAACCTGAGGAGGAAGAGTAA
- a CDS encoding transcriptional regulator, whose amino-acid sequence MMNECVAQLNQPSLNESFGSHCSNITCVICPVKWAARLRMKVFFDHKGKPHVSNLDGTEVMACSLNSIRCLCYLSDHIDELVSRDDLEIHIWNSVLIGRSRLPVLLHEVRKILNFSNMSLITVRNKGYTLRNWDCIALQAV is encoded by the coding sequence ATGATGAATGAATGTGTCGCTCAACTAAATCAACCAAGTTTAAACGAATCTTTTGGATCACATTGTTCAAATATCACATGCGTTATATGTCCGGTTAAGTGGGCAGCACGCCTTAGAATGAAAGTCTTTTTTGACCATAAAGGAAAGCCGCATGTTAGTAATCTGGATGGAACAGAAGTAATGGCCTGCAGCCTTAATAGTATTCGTTGTTTGTGCTATCTATCAGATCATATTGATGAACTGGTGAGCCGAGATGATTTAGAAATACACATATGGAATAGCGTTCTTATTGGAAGAAGTCGATTACCTGTTTTATTACATGAAGTCAGAAAGATATTAAACTTCTCGAATATGTCTCTTATTACAGTAAGAAATAAGGGCTACACGTTAAGAAACTGGGATTGCATTGCATTACAAGCTGTTTAA
- the nth gene encoding endonuclease III, translated as MNKTKRIEILQRLRDDNPNPQTELNWSSPFELLIAVLLSAQATDVSVNKATDKLYPVANTPQALFDLGVDGVKEYIKTIGLFNSKAENVIKTCRILLDKHNGEVPENREALEALPGVGRKTANVVLNTAFGWPTIAVDTHIFRVSNRTKFAMGKNVDEVEEKLLKVVPKEFKLDVHHWLILHGRYTCVARKPRCGSCIIEDLCEFKEKVYPES; from the coding sequence ATGAACAAAACAAAACGCATAGAGATCTTGCAACGACTGAGGGATGACAATCCCAACCCACAAACCGAGCTTAACTGGAGCTCTCCATTTGAGCTCTTGATTGCGGTGCTGCTTTCTGCGCAAGCGACCGATGTCAGTGTGAACAAAGCCACAGATAAACTTTACCCTGTAGCTAACACACCACAAGCCTTATTCGATCTGGGTGTCGACGGTGTTAAAGAGTACATCAAGACCATTGGCTTATTTAACTCTAAAGCTGAGAACGTTATCAAAACGTGCCGTATTTTGTTAGACAAACACAACGGTGAGGTACCAGAAAACCGTGAAGCACTCGAAGCACTACCTGGTGTCGGCCGAAAAACAGCCAATGTTGTCCTTAACACCGCATTTGGTTGGCCCACGATTGCGGTTGATACTCACATATTTCGTGTCTCTAACCGAACTAAGTTCGCAATGGGGAAAAATGTGGATGAAGTCGAAGAAAAGCTACTAAAAGTGGTCCCTAAAGAGTTTAAATTAGACGTTCATCATTGGTTAATTCTTCACGGTCGCTATACCTGTGTCGCCAGAAAGCCACGTTGCGGCAGCTGTATTATTGAAGATCTTTGTGAATTCAAAGAAAAAGTCTATCCAGAGAGCTAG
- a CDS encoding electron transport complex subunit E — protein MAEHKTLIKNGMWDNNPALVQLLGLCPLLAVSSTVTNALGLGIATLLVLVGSNVTVSLVRDFVPKEVRIPVFVMIIAALVTCVQLLMNAYAYGLYLSLGIFIPLIVTNCIIIGRAEAFASKNDVLPAAQDGFWMGMGMTSVLVLLGAIREIIGNGTLFDGADLLLGDWAKVLRIEVFHFDSSFLLALLPPGAFIGVGLLIALKNVIDKQMESRQPKQEKATIERVRVTNQ, from the coding sequence ATGGCTGAGCATAAAACTCTGATTAAAAATGGCATGTGGGACAACAACCCCGCACTTGTCCAACTGCTAGGCCTGTGCCCTTTGCTTGCGGTCTCATCAACAGTGACCAATGCTCTAGGGCTCGGCATTGCAACCTTACTGGTTCTGGTTGGATCTAATGTAACCGTTTCACTGGTACGAGATTTTGTCCCTAAAGAAGTGCGTATTCCTGTGTTTGTGATGATCATTGCTGCATTGGTTACTTGCGTACAGCTGCTCATGAATGCTTACGCTTATGGCCTGTACTTATCACTGGGCATTTTCATCCCCCTTATTGTTACCAACTGTATCATTATTGGCCGTGCGGAAGCCTTTGCGTCTAAAAATGATGTATTGCCCGCCGCGCAAGATGGTTTCTGGATGGGCATGGGAATGACCAGCGTACTCGTTTTATTAGGAGCCATACGTGAAATCATTGGCAATGGGACACTATTTGATGGTGCAGATCTTCTGCTCGGAGATTGGGCAAAAGTGCTTCGTATTGAAGTCTTTCATTTCGACAGTAGCTTCTTACTTGCATTACTACCGCCAGGCGCATTTATTGGCGTTGGCTTACTGATCGCCCTCAAAAACGTTATCGATAAGCAAATGGAGTCTCGCCAACCAAAACAAGAAAAAGCGACGATAGAGCGCGTGCGAGTCACCAACCAATAA
- the rsxA gene encoding electron transport complex subunit RsxA, with protein sequence MTEYLLLLVGTVLVNNFVLVKFLGLCPFMGVSKKLETAIGMGLATTFVLTLASVCAYLVESYILLPLGLQYLRTMSFILVIAVVVQFTEMVVHKTSPTLYRLLGIFLPLITTNCAVLGVALLNINENHNFVESVIYGFGAAVGFSLVLVLFASMRERITAADVPAPFKGASIAMITAGLMSLAFMGFTGLVKL encoded by the coding sequence ATGACCGAATATCTTTTGTTGTTGGTGGGCACAGTGCTAGTCAACAACTTTGTACTGGTGAAGTTTTTGGGCCTATGTCCGTTTATGGGAGTTTCTAAGAAACTAGAAACCGCAATCGGTATGGGGTTAGCCACAACATTTGTACTGACATTAGCCTCGGTATGTGCTTATTTGGTGGAAAGCTATATTTTGCTTCCGCTCGGTTTACAGTACCTGCGTACTATGAGCTTTATTCTAGTGATTGCTGTTGTGGTTCAGTTCACCGAAATGGTGGTACATAAAACCAGCCCAACACTTTACCGTCTGTTAGGTATTTTCCTTCCTCTTATTACGACTAACTGCGCCGTGCTCGGTGTTGCCCTGCTAAACATTAACGAAAACCATAACTTCGTTGAGTCTGTTATCTATGGATTTGGTGCGGCAGTCGGCTTTTCTCTGGTTTTGGTGCTGTTTGCTTCCATGCGCGAACGCATTACCGCCGCTGATGTTCCTGCACCTTTCAAAGGTGCATCTATCGCGATGATCACCGCCGGGTTAATGTCTTTAGCCTTTATGGGCTTTACAGGGTTGGTGAAGTTGTAA
- the rsxB gene encoding electron transport complex subunit RsxB, with protein MSSIVIAVIAIAALAAIFGAILGFASIRFKVEGDPIVDQIDNILPQTQCGQCGYPGCRPYAEAIANGDAINKCPPGGQATIEKLADLMGVEASESAHELDDIKKVAFIHEDMCIGCTKCIQACPVDAIVGGTKALHTVIKDECTGCDLCVAPCPTDCIEMIPVETTTANWKWQLDAIPVVDITDSAKSQNSVN; from the coding sequence ATGAGTTCTATCGTAATCGCAGTTATTGCCATTGCAGCCCTTGCTGCCATATTTGGGGCAATATTAGGTTTTGCCTCTATCCGGTTTAAAGTAGAAGGCGATCCTATCGTCGACCAAATTGATAATATTTTGCCGCAAACACAATGCGGTCAATGTGGTTATCCCGGCTGCCGTCCCTATGCGGAAGCTATTGCCAATGGCGATGCCATCAATAAATGCCCTCCAGGTGGTCAAGCGACCATTGAAAAGCTTGCTGATCTTATGGGAGTAGAAGCAAGTGAGTCAGCACACGAGCTAGACGACATTAAGAAAGTCGCATTTATTCATGAAGATATGTGTATTGGATGTACAAAATGCATTCAAGCTTGTCCTGTCGATGCGATTGTCGGCGGAACAAAAGCTTTACACACGGTAATTAAAGATGAATGTACTGGCTGTGACTTATGTGTGGCACCTTGCCCAACCGACTGTATTGAAATGATCCCGGTAGAAACCACTACCGCAAATTGGAAGTGGCAACTGGACGCCATTCCTGTTGTTGATATTACCGATTCTGCTAAGTCGCAGAATAGTGTGAATTAA
- the rsxD gene encoding electron transport complex subunit RsxD, whose protein sequence is MAFFIASSPHAHSRKSTPDLMKWVALCALPGLATQTYFFGWGTIIQLSMAIVIALVLEAGVMLARKRPPMSALRDNSALVTAWLLAVAIPPLSPWWLITIGLVFAILIAKHLYGGIGQNPFNPAMVAYVVLLISFPVQMTSWISPAELQTTHISMGDAFSLVFSGLNNEGLSLQQIRTGIDGVTMATPLDAFKTSLHSGHTAAEALSQSQFSSLAGIGWEWVNLAYLIGGLLLLKMRVISWHIPLSFLMSLLVISSLFMLFAPDSTASPLLHLLSGATMLGAFFIATDPVSASTTVKGRLIYGAFIGIMVFIIRSWGGFPDGVAFAVLLANMCVPLIDYYTKPRTYGH, encoded by the coding sequence ATGGCCTTCTTCATTGCCAGCTCACCACACGCGCACAGTCGCAAAAGTACTCCTGATCTAATGAAATGGGTCGCCTTATGTGCGTTACCTGGTTTAGCAACACAGACGTACTTCTTTGGTTGGGGTACCATTATTCAGCTGAGCATGGCCATTGTTATTGCATTGGTTTTAGAAGCAGGTGTGATGCTCGCTCGCAAGCGTCCACCGATGTCAGCACTCAGGGACAATAGCGCCCTAGTCACCGCTTGGCTACTGGCGGTTGCGATACCGCCACTCTCTCCTTGGTGGCTCATTACAATTGGTTTAGTGTTTGCTATTTTAATTGCCAAGCATCTATACGGCGGGATTGGGCAAAATCCATTCAACCCAGCGATGGTTGCTTATGTGGTCCTGCTGATCTCTTTCCCAGTTCAAATGACCAGTTGGATTTCTCCAGCTGAACTACAAACGACTCATATCTCTATGGGAGATGCTTTCTCGTTAGTATTCAGTGGATTGAATAATGAAGGGCTATCCTTACAACAAATCCGGACTGGCATTGATGGGGTGACCATGGCAACCCCTCTGGATGCATTTAAAACATCACTGCACTCAGGCCATACAGCGGCTGAAGCCCTAAGCCAATCTCAATTTTCTTCCTTAGCTGGTATCGGTTGGGAGTGGGTAAACCTCGCGTACTTGATCGGCGGATTACTGCTGCTGAAAATGCGAGTTATCAGCTGGCATATTCCCTTGAGCTTCCTTATGAGCTTATTGGTCATCAGTAGCCTATTTATGTTATTCGCGCCTGATTCAACAGCGTCACCACTACTCCATTTGTTATCTGGCGCAACAATGCTCGGTGCATTCTTTATCGCGACAGATCCCGTTTCTGCATCAACAACCGTCAAAGGACGCCTGATTTACGGTGCCTTTATTGGGATCATGGTATTCATCATTCGTAGTTGGGGTGGTTTCCCCGATGGCGTAGCTTTTGCCGTATTACTCGCTAATATGTGTGTTCCGCTGATCGATTACTACACTAAACCACGAACTTACGGGCATTAA
- a CDS encoding multiprotein-bridging factor 1 family protein translates to MSKSFDYVLTTWLENKNISRKELIAILQNNHYEIFKGLDSITLSRWLTGKTVPSLYKQLLIARILDIDLVEAILAVDISKAKFSRKDSGLLEQLKEYIDYSLVSLAYSAISKNPQLALNHTSKATHFSEFSDFYNNLSALSDFYGELSSLQEDVIVTTIELQHNEKLVGHWSGFEDLSFTESIPSFPNLSKNEIDEGALINVGFYSNSAHNLQLMTASACYFLLNKRYHNKNTVYGFATGKTMAKLYVSLFDMEVIKVYPSKIEHHIDVYLIKGDLLKLLSHPMLLIPVKDQLETFFSGKSSSTNHFLETCTSHANK, encoded by the coding sequence ATGAGTAAGAGTTTTGATTACGTATTAACAACTTGGCTCGAAAATAAAAATATTTCGAGAAAAGAATTGATCGCGATCTTACAGAATAATCATTATGAAATATTCAAAGGATTAGATTCCATAACATTAAGCCGTTGGTTAACAGGAAAAACCGTTCCTTCACTCTATAAACAATTGTTAATTGCAAGAATTCTAGATATTGATCTTGTAGAAGCTATTCTTGCCGTTGATATAAGTAAAGCTAAGTTTTCAAGAAAAGACAGCGGATTACTAGAGCAATTAAAAGAATATATCGATTACTCTCTCGTGTCTTTAGCCTATTCAGCAATTTCTAAAAACCCACAACTTGCGTTAAACCATACCTCGAAAGCTACCCATTTCTCAGAGTTTTCTGATTTCTACAATAACCTTTCAGCTTTATCTGATTTCTATGGAGAGTTATCAAGCTTACAAGAGGACGTTATTGTTACTACCATTGAGCTTCAACATAACGAAAAGTTAGTTGGCCATTGGTCAGGATTTGAAGATCTCAGTTTTACCGAGTCTATACCTTCCTTCCCTAATTTAAGTAAAAATGAAATCGATGAAGGCGCACTCATCAATGTTGGATTTTATTCAAATTCAGCTCATAACTTACAATTAATGACAGCCAGTGCTTGCTACTTTTTATTAAATAAAAGATACCACAACAAAAATACTGTATATGGCTTTGCGACAGGAAAAACCATGGCCAAGTTATATGTTTCTCTCTTTGATATGGAAGTCATAAAAGTTTACCCTTCCAAAATAGAACACCATATAGACGTATACCTCATTAAAGGGGATTTATTAAAGCTACTTTCTCATCCAATGCTGCTAATACCAGTAAAAGATCAACTAGAAACCTTTTTTTCTGGTAAAAGCAGCTCAACTAATCATTTTTTAGAGACATGTACAAGTCATGCAAATAAATAG
- a CDS encoding OmpA family protein — MKKLLAISLLFSCSIASYASNAIEKRYVAKPQQSTWQMVSNTPLECRLVHPIPNFGDAVFSSHASKKINLDFELKMKRPMGETRDVNLVSMPPVWRPGDGAERITNLRFFKQFDGYVGGQTAWSLLDELEKGRYPTFSYQEWQSRDQRVEVALSSVLFQQQYNVFSSCIANLLPYSFEDISFTILHYDRTSVDLNKASQKRLAQIAEYIRYNQDIDLVLVSTYTDAEDSKSASQNLSERRAEVLRNYFKSLGLPEDRIQVQGYGKRRPIDDNASPIGKDRNRRVVISLGRTQV; from the coding sequence ATGAAAAAGCTGTTAGCAATCAGTCTTCTGTTTTCCTGTTCTATTGCGTCATATGCCTCTAATGCAATAGAAAAGCGCTATGTTGCTAAACCGCAGCAGTCGACTTGGCAAATGGTGTCCAATACGCCGCTTGAATGCCGCTTAGTGCACCCGATCCCTAATTTTGGCGATGCGGTTTTTTCGTCTCATGCGAGCAAAAAAATTAACCTCGATTTCGAATTGAAAATGAAGCGTCCGATGGGGGAAACCCGTGATGTGAATTTGGTTTCTATGCCGCCAGTATGGCGCCCTGGCGATGGTGCTGAGCGCATTACCAATTTACGTTTTTTCAAGCAGTTTGACGGTTACGTCGGTGGGCAAACCGCTTGGAGCTTATTGGATGAACTCGAAAAGGGGCGCTATCCAACGTTTAGTTATCAAGAGTGGCAAAGCCGCGATCAACGAGTGGAAGTAGCGCTGTCTTCAGTACTTTTCCAGCAGCAATACAACGTTTTTAGTAGCTGTATTGCTAATTTATTACCTTACAGTTTTGAAGATATATCGTTCACTATTCTTCATTACGACCGTACGAGTGTTGATCTTAACAAAGCGTCACAAAAGCGCTTAGCTCAGATCGCAGAGTACATTCGCTATAACCAAGATATTGATCTGGTGTTGGTTTCGACCTATACCGATGCAGAGGACAGTAAAAGTGCCAGTCAAAATCTATCTGAGCGCCGTGCTGAAGTGTTAAGAAACTACTTTAAGTCTCTGGGGTTGCCGGAAGATAGGATTCAGGTTCAAGGTTATGGCAAACGTCGACCTATTGATGACAATGCTTCTCCAATCGGTAAAGACCGAAATCGACGTGTGGTAATATCTCTGGGTCGGACACAAGTCTAA